A genomic segment from Barrientosiimonas humi encodes:
- the thiO gene encoding glycine oxidase ThiO, with product MVVVGGGVVGLAIAWELVRSGRDVRLVDPEPASGATHAAAGMIAPISEQRLTEPALHAAAEASAAAYPAFLDGVPGGGGCGFEGVDTLLLAVDDADRRALDDIAARHPGEVEQVGLREARRLEPLLGPRVVAARRVQEHRVDPRALAAALQGALADRVVRARVVGLLPADADADAGAVTGVRLADGTTICADEVVVASGLGAADLPGMPFAPPLRPVHGDILRLEAPAGLRPFLTRTVRAHVRGSRVYLVPRLDGTVVIGATQREHGGAGVSAGGVYELLRDAVAVIPAVAELTLLETTARPRPVTPDNAPLLGRAAPGLLVATGFGRHGVMLAPLAAQAVAQLAEGRTPSLADPFRPDRFS from the coding sequence GTGGTCGTCGTCGGCGGGGGCGTGGTCGGGCTCGCGATCGCGTGGGAGCTGGTGCGGTCGGGTCGGGACGTGCGTCTGGTCGACCCCGAGCCTGCGTCCGGGGCGACCCACGCCGCGGCCGGGATGATCGCGCCGATCAGTGAGCAGCGGCTCACCGAGCCGGCGCTGCACGCGGCGGCCGAGGCGTCGGCAGCGGCCTACCCCGCCTTCCTCGACGGGGTGCCGGGTGGCGGTGGGTGCGGGTTCGAGGGCGTCGACACGTTGCTCCTCGCGGTCGACGACGCCGACCGGCGAGCGCTCGACGACATCGCCGCCCGGCACCCGGGGGAGGTGGAGCAGGTGGGCCTGCGCGAGGCGCGCCGGCTCGAACCGCTGCTCGGTCCGCGGGTGGTGGCCGCGAGGCGCGTGCAGGAGCACCGCGTCGACCCGCGGGCGCTCGCGGCCGCGCTGCAGGGCGCGCTCGCGGATCGCGTGGTCCGGGCCCGGGTGGTCGGTCTGCTGCCCGCCGACGCCGACGCTGACGCCGGCGCCGTCACCGGGGTGCGGCTCGCGGACGGCACGACGATCTGCGCGGACGAGGTCGTGGTCGCGAGCGGTCTCGGGGCGGCCGACCTGCCGGGGATGCCGTTCGCCCCGCCGCTGCGGCCCGTGCACGGTGACATCCTGCGACTCGAGGCACCCGCCGGGCTCCGGCCTTTCCTGACCCGCACCGTGCGCGCGCACGTGCGCGGCTCCAGGGTCTACCTCGTGCCGCGCCTCGACGGCACGGTGGTGATCGGCGCGACGCAGCGCGAGCACGGCGGCGCCGGGGTGTCGGCGGGCGGGGTCTACGAGCTGCTGCGCGACGCCGTGGCCGTGATCCCTGCCGTGGCCGAGCTGACCCTGCTCGAGACCACGGCCCGCCCGCGTCCGGTCACCCCGGACAACGCCCCGCTGCTCGGCCGCGCGGCGCCCGGGCTGCTCGTCGCGACCGGCTTCGGCCGGCACGGCGTGATGCTCGCACCGCTGGCCGCCCAGGCGGTCGCCCAGCTGGCCGAGGGCCGTACGCCATCCCTCGCCGACCCGTTCCGTCCCGATCGCTTCTCCTGA
- a CDS encoding thiazole synthase — protein sequence MGTGGAESLADLDAALAASGTELTTVAVRRFAPGDGAGLYPLIAGRGIRLLPNTAGCFTAREAVLTAELAREAFETDWVKLEVIADEDTLLPDGAELMDATEQLVQRGFSVFAYTNDDPALALRLEHLGAAAVMPLGAPIGTGLGILNPHNIELIVARASVPVVLDAGIGTASDAALAMELGCDAVLLATAITRADDPAGMAAAFRHAVIGGRLAARSGRIPRREHALASSPMTGRPDL from the coding sequence ATGGGCACCGGCGGGGCGGAGAGCCTCGCCGACCTGGACGCCGCGCTCGCGGCCTCCGGCACCGAGCTCACCACGGTGGCCGTACGCCGGTTCGCGCCCGGCGACGGAGCGGGGCTCTATCCGTTGATTGCCGGGCGCGGCATCCGGCTGCTGCCCAACACGGCCGGCTGCTTCACCGCGCGGGAGGCGGTGCTCACCGCCGAGCTCGCCCGTGAGGCGTTCGAGACCGACTGGGTCAAGCTCGAGGTGATCGCCGACGAGGACACCCTGCTGCCCGACGGCGCCGAGCTGATGGACGCGACCGAGCAGCTGGTGCAGCGGGGGTTCTCGGTGTTCGCGTACACCAACGACGATCCCGCGCTCGCGCTGCGGCTGGAGCACCTGGGGGCGGCAGCGGTCATGCCGCTCGGGGCGCCGATCGGCACCGGCCTCGGCATCCTCAACCCGCACAACATCGAGCTGATCGTCGCCCGCGCGTCGGTGCCGGTCGTGCTCGACGCGGGCATCGGCACGGCGTCGGACGCCGCGCTCGCGATGGAGCTCGGCTGCGACGCGGTGCTGCTGGCCACGGCGATCACCCGCGCCGACGACCCGGCCGGGATGGCCGCGGCGTTCCGGCACGCCGTGATCGGCGGACGCCTCGCCGCGCGCTCGGGCCGGATCCCGCGGCGCGAGCACGCCCTCGCCTCCTCGCCGATGACCGGAAGGCCGGACCTGTGA
- the thiE gene encoding thiamine phosphate synthase produces the protein MHLSRAQLYVCTDARRDRGDFAAFVDAAYAGGVDIVQLRDKTIEAAEELELLATLRAAAERHGRLWAVNDRADVAAASAAPVLHLGQGDLPRPQARRIVGDAVALGLSTHDQAQLAAARAEAGLGYFCVGPVWATPTKPGRTPAGLELVRAAAEADRVSGASRPWFAIGGIDHDTVDAVVAAGASRVVVVRAITEADDPAEAARRLRDRLPALP, from the coding sequence GTGCACCTCTCCCGCGCCCAGCTGTACGTCTGCACCGACGCCCGCCGCGACCGTGGGGACTTCGCCGCCTTCGTCGACGCGGCCTACGCCGGCGGGGTCGACATCGTCCAGCTGCGCGACAAGACCATCGAGGCGGCCGAGGAGCTCGAGCTGCTTGCCACCCTGCGCGCGGCCGCCGAGCGGCACGGCCGACTGTGGGCGGTCAACGACCGGGCCGACGTCGCCGCGGCTTCCGCCGCGCCCGTGCTGCACCTCGGCCAGGGCGACCTCCCGCGCCCGCAGGCGCGCCGCATTGTCGGCGACGCCGTCGCGCTCGGCCTGTCCACCCACGACCAAGCGCAGCTGGCCGCCGCCCGCGCCGAGGCCGGTCTGGGCTACTTCTGCGTGGGACCGGTGTGGGCCACGCCCACCAAGCCCGGACGTACGCCCGCCGGCCTGGAGCTCGTGCGCGCCGCTGCCGAGGCCGACCGGGTCAGTGGGGCGAGCCGCCCGTGGTTCGCGATCGGCGGGATCGACCACGACACCGTCGACGCGGTCGTCGCGGCAGGCGCCAGCCGGGTCGTCGTGGTGCGCGCGATCACCGAGGCCGACGACCCGGCCGAGGCGGCGCGCCGGCTGCGCGACCGGCTGCCCGCTCTGCCCTGA
- the thiS gene encoding sulfur carrier protein ThiS: MIDIQLNGAPTRVEEGAAVVDLVADLTGRDIRPDGTAADGAALGLAVAVNTAVVPRSRWSEARLAAGDEVEVLTAVQGG; encoded by the coding sequence ATGATCGACATCCAGCTCAACGGCGCCCCGACGCGCGTGGAGGAGGGCGCGGCCGTCGTGGACCTGGTGGCCGACCTCACCGGTCGCGACATCCGGCCCGACGGCACCGCGGCCGACGGTGCCGCCCTCGGCCTCGCGGTCGCCGTCAACACCGCGGTCGTCCCGCGCAGTCGCTGGAGCGAGGCGCGGCTGGCCGCGGGCGATGAGGTCGAGGTGCTCACGGCGGTGCAGGGTGGCTGA